Sequence from the Seriola aureovittata isolate HTS-2021-v1 ecotype China chromosome 6, ASM2101889v1, whole genome shotgun sequence genome:
CGGCTCAGAAGAAATAACCAGCCCCAGAGAATGAATCATGTGGAGAATGCACGCCATTTTAACAAGGGTGAGGGGTCAGACTTTAGATAGCCTTTTTCTTTAACGGGAGCATTCCCTCTGCGAGGAATGTGAGAAGATTAGCTCCGGCGTGTCAGCGAAGGGGAGCGAAATGTTGGGCAGCCGCCATCTGAGGCCCCAAACATTAACCCCAGGATCTGGAAAATTAGACGCCCGTGAAACACTGTCAATCCTCGCAGGCTTTTTTAAGAGAGAAATGAGCTTGCTCCACATTCAAGGGAAGTTTCCAAAGCCTCTGCTGAGCAGGGCCCCCCGAGTGTATTTTAAAGAGAGGAGCGACTGTTAATTTAGGGGTTCGAGTTGTTCTGCTAAACAGAATAATCCTCACACACGGCATGATAACATAGATGCTTATACTGAGTCGTTTTTTATAAATATTCCCATGGTAATAGGCATGCTACTGGAAACAAAATGTAGACAGGCTGCGCATGTAATCCAGAGAGTGAGTCAtttgaatatatattaaaaagtgATCCATGTCCTTCTCACCTCTcaaacacaaatatcacaatatGAGCAGcatttacaaatataaatacaatacataactaaaaaacaaaacaaaacatgcacaacCCATGTATATGCACAATCAGCAGCCCAGTTCAGATTCACAATGCAGAATACTGTCCAGGTACCTAGAAGGATTCTGACTTGTGAGGCAAAACCTCAGAGTTTGTGAATTGTGCAGAAGCAGGAGAGGGAAAGCTCAGCTCTGCCCTCAAAACTGTGTCACATTCTGGACTCTGCCTTTCTTTATAGTAGTCAGACAGGGAGGAAAGCCGTTAACACCTTGGCCAAAAGCGTCCGTTCGCCGTTGCCCGTCACCGCTCAGTTATTTGAGCCTCAGCCAGCGCTCAAATGAGGATTTCAACCACCTCTGCGTCTGAGCTGTTGATGCTCTTGAATGTCTTGAGCGGTGCCTGCGGCTCCTCCGAGGTGTCTGCAGTGAGGATAAAATTAGCAGATTAGAAAAACAACTTTGGTATGATGGAGCAAATACAACTGCAGTGATGGCTGTCTGCAAAGCTGCACATGACCTTGTTTCATTTATCTGCACGAGTACAGTACATTTATAAAGTGGTCATATAGAATAAAAAAGGGCTGGATGTCAAGTGCTTCACAGAACAATAAACCCACCGGTGGTAGCTGCTGAAGCTGCCTCAGGCTCGGCTTTTAGCTCGCGAGGCTCTGCGGCGAGCTCAGGCTCCTGCGGGGCCTCGTCGCTTTGGGTGCTCGAGTCTCTGCTCGCGCCCTTGGGCACCGCGCGGGGGTGGGGCTGCAGCGCGGCGGCACCTGTCAGGTCATCTGAGAGGCTCTTTCCTACAAACgcagacaaagagaggaggctGCTTAATTACCCGCTTACATCCACATTTACACATCTGCCCTTGTTGAGTTCTTCCCATGACTATTCTGGATGCGGCTATTCTGGAGTGAGAGATGATATGCATTCCGCTTTAAAAAACACGTTGCCTATTTGAGGGACACCAAACGGTTGTCTCCTGCTCccacacttcttttttttaggaAGTGCACATTCTGTCTGGTGACACAGACCAGTCTGCCAGTTGTCGTTTGATCGCACATGTCATTAGATTCGAAAATTCCTCAGCGGGGCGAGAAGtgtgaggacaaaaaaaacccaaaaactcACCTTTACTCTCCGTGCTGCTGGTCACGGTGTTGATGGAGGGGGCGGACCTTGCCAGCCGAAGCCCCTGTTTCTCCAGCTTGCCCTGCTCCCATCTGGAGCGCTGCTGGAGGACTTTAACCACGGCGTCCTTCTCCAGGAGCTGAGCGTGAAGTGCCCGGATCCTAAACGCATGGAGGACATGATGAGCTCACAAACCCCCCGAGCAGTAAGACATGAACTGGTGTTCAAAACACGAACGTGGGAAGATGTGTACCTGTTCTCCATCTCCTGATATCTATGACTCGACAAAGGCAGGTCTTCATTAAAGCTGCTGTTGGGCGAGTGTCGGGGTGAGTGATTGATGATGGTTGTATCTCTGAAAGTAAAACAGACGACTGTTAAATTCTTGATCCGTAAACTTCACTGCACTTGTAATAAAccagtttttttcctttactaCATTTGTGTACGTGTCATCACacctctgtgctgcagcagtggcGGCTGCGTCCATTGCAAACTGCCTCATGGTGCTCTCCTCCAGGTACTTTTGCTCCCACTTGGTGATGTCTGCCTCCAGAGCCAGAATAcgctcctctttctccctcagctGCAACGTGGAGGAGCTCAGTCCGGACGCTGTGGGGTCAGCTGCCTGGttctgagactgagagaaaagacATGATGGAGTGGTCAACATTAGGCTTAACATAACAAATAAGCGTATTCTCCAAGCTGCAGACATAAAGAAGAAACGCTCGTCTATGTAACGTGGTCTTCTCCTCACCTGTTGCGCCCTGAGGCTCTTCAGCTCCTGCTCGAGCCGCGTGCGAAGCCGCAGCTCCAGCGCCTCCCTCTTCTCGCACGCCGCCTGCAGCTGAGCCAGCGCGCTCTGCAGCCGCTCCACTTTCTCCACGtacgctctcttcctctgcagttcTTCCTCCAGCTGCCGGTTGCGGGCCTTGGCCGAGGCCAGGCCCTGCTCCAGCAGCTCCCGCCTCCGATGGCACTCCTCCCCGGAGACGCGCAGATGCTGAATCTGCCTCTCCAGACGGTCGCGCTCTCGTTGCTGCTCTTCATCTAAGAGacagaaaggggaaaaaagtaCAGGTCAGAGGCGGGAAGAGTAACTATGACCTGGTCCTGGAGGTTGTAGGAGTCAGAGGGTCGTAGGTCAAAGGAATACTAAAGAGGGCTATACTGTACATCAGGACAGTTCAGTGGCCCTTCATTGACTCGGCCAACTCAGAGAATTACACTTTAAATGGAATGTGACCCAACAAGAGACATTAGATGCTGCAATAAAGGCATGTGGTTCAACAACAGACCACTTGGCACCCTGTCCTCCcgagtgaaaataaatcatagcGCTACGGCCGTTGTTACCGTAAATTCaatcatcattaaaataaaatatgttccATAAAACCCATTAAAAAGCAGCTCAGATTTAAATAAAGGCTGTTAGAAAGTAAAGCCAGTTCATCTGCTGtgccacttaaaaaaaaaggggggtgATTACACAACATGAGTGCATGCCTGTGGAGGGAATGCAGACTTCCTCTTATCCACTTACGCACACAGGCATAGCTTTGTACTGGGAAAAGCTCTGGAATGCTTCTAAGGACGTGAAGTAAACAAGCAGCTCAAAATATAATTCAAGTGGTCcttctaacaaaaaaaaaaaacaaaaaactacacATCCCACTATTGtatgttatgtgtttttttgcctCTGCTGAGCCAAGATAACTGctttcaggaaaaacaaaccgACCACCAGCTGTTTAAAAATGCCCAGAATGGTATGTATGGCCGATTATGTAACTAtggaaataaaactaaacttaacttttagaaatgtatatgcaaggttaaaaaaaaaaaaaaaaaaaaaaaaaaaaaaaaaaggttagtTGGGTTTATTCTGCAGCAGCATCCCTGCACATAATAGAAAAGGAGGACAGAAATATTCAGAACCATGAGGTAAAGAAATGCCCAAACAAGGAGAGTGAGCGAGCCAGAGGTCATGTTGAGTCGGGCCCGGACGCCCTGGAGTCCTAGACTTATTAGTTCCCCTTGAGAAGGGAAGTCGGCAGTGATGCAAAACTGAgcaaggagggagggggtgtgtgtgtgtgagggagtggGAGGCCTTCCTAATGTTGGAACAGCCTGAAATACCTAAAAAATATTCCTGGAATCCAGGCCACATTTACTGCAGCTATGAAAAATGACCGTCGTCTAAGTGCCAAGAGTCACTCTTAACGTTAGAGATAGAGCCGTGTGGGGCCGCGGCTTTTACAACACGCCACATCGCTGAGAGAGGAAACCAATCCCTGCTCAACTATGTTCCTGCTATTGTTAAGTGCTTCACAGGGCAGTGTGATAAGATAAGGAAAATGATCCTGaactcttccttctctcctccgtCATTGGATCGTGTCGTGAAAAGACAGTTTCTctaataaaaagacataaactCACTCTGCTCCAGCAGCTTGACAAAGACGTGCTGCTTCTGGTCTGTACACTCAGCTTCCTTGGCCGCTCGCTGTTTGTTAGCCGTGTCGAGTTGTTCTGTACCGaggagagcaaaacaaaacacgacggttagacacacacacacacacacacacacacgttttaaCAGCAGGACTGTGTCACTTCAGCGGATTGGATGAACACGTACCTCTCAGGTCTCTGTTGAAGTCGTGCATCCTCTTGATCTCAGCCTCTAGTTTATTCCTCATTGTTTTCTCCAGAGTTTCCCGCTTGGCAGAACCTTTCATCAGAGTCTCATAAGCCTCAGAGATCCTCTGaatctccagctccagctgagAGGAAAATATGAGGAGAACATGAATCTCTGGGAGaggcccccaccccccaaactcattcattcagtgtCTGGATAGTGGTTTAAGTTGCAGTTGTTAATATCAATGAGACTAATTAGTCATCCCCACAAaggccactttttttttttttttttactgcctaCAGGCAAACGGCTTCCTAACACTATGCGCAACTGAAAAGTGGGAATCAACATTCCTGAGTGAACACTTGTGGGGTCCAGGTGTCAAGGCATTTGTCTGCTTTCATGGCAATACGCCAGCATGCTTTGAAAGACAAAAGGGGATAAAGATGCATTGTGGGTATTCTATGGGGCTGGAATAGTGTGAAAACTCCCAACACTCAACTGGCAAAAGCGAA
This genomic interval carries:
- the amotl2a gene encoding angiomotin-like 2a isoform X2: MRTAEDSSGTVLHRLIQEQLRYGNLTDTRTLLAIQQQALRGGSSGGGTGSSLESLTQEETQYIQMSTRQEPQGQEHQGDCLRSESPMCHLYQLHGEELPTYEEAKAHSQYLISQKGQAEQGAPGMDMMGSRSEGQWDLKREHARSLSERLMQLSLERNGRRDSLATSFSHSYPQLYNNNVINAVAPDRQGAQQCVNHRGPPPDYPFCARLPGYMLSHSQEHVQYYRDPPPPFHSQHHRYVSAQSQAAHSGVSAASSNNSAQTDALMRENERLRKELEVYAEKAARLQKLELEIQRISEAYETLMKGSAKRETLEKTMRNKLEAEIKRMHDFNRDLREQLDTANKQRAAKEAECTDQKQHVFVKLLEQNEEQQRERDRLERQIQHLRVSGEECHRRRELLEQGLASAKARNRQLEEELQRKRAYVEKVERLQSALAQLQAACEKREALELRLRTRLEQELKSLRAQQSQNQAADPTASGLSSSTLQLREKEERILALEADITKWEQKYLEESTMRQFAMDAAATAAAQRDTTIINHSPRHSPNSSFNEDLPLSSHRYQEMENRIRALHAQLLEKDAVVKVLQQRSRWEQGKLEKQGLRLARSAPSINTVTSSTESKGKSLSDDLTGAAALQPHPRAVPKGASRDSSTQSDEAPQEPELAAEPRELKAEPEAASAATTDTSEEPQAPLKTFKSINSSDAEVVEILI
- the amotl2a gene encoding angiomotin-like 2a isoform X1 codes for the protein MRTAEDSSGTVLHRLIQEQLRYGNLTDTRTLLAIQQQALRGGSSGGGTGSSLESLTQEETQYIQMSTRQEPQGQEHQGDCLRSESPMCHLYQLHGEELPTYEEAKAHSQYLISQKGQAEQGAPGMDMMGSRSEGQWDLKREHARSLSERLMQLSLERNGRRDSLATSFSHSYPQLYNNNVINAVAPDRQGAQQCVNHRGPPPDYPFCARLPGYMLSHSQEHVQYYRDPPPPFHSQHHSRYVSAQSQAAHSGVSAASSNNSAQTDALMRENERLRKELEVYAEKAARLQKLELEIQRISEAYETLMKGSAKRETLEKTMRNKLEAEIKRMHDFNRDLREQLDTANKQRAAKEAECTDQKQHVFVKLLEQNEEQQRERDRLERQIQHLRVSGEECHRRRELLEQGLASAKARNRQLEEELQRKRAYVEKVERLQSALAQLQAACEKREALELRLRTRLEQELKSLRAQQSQNQAADPTASGLSSSTLQLREKEERILALEADITKWEQKYLEESTMRQFAMDAAATAAAQRDTTIINHSPRHSPNSSFNEDLPLSSHRYQEMENRIRALHAQLLEKDAVVKVLQQRSRWEQGKLEKQGLRLARSAPSINTVTSSTESKGKSLSDDLTGAAALQPHPRAVPKGASRDSSTQSDEAPQEPELAAEPRELKAEPEAASAATTDTSEEPQAPLKTFKSINSSDAEVVEILI